A stretch of DNA from Elaeis guineensis isolate ETL-2024a unplaced genomic scaffold, EG11 Super_Scaffold_31900, whole genome shotgun sequence:
CTATGTTCATTGGGACTTCTCTCTAATTGCTTAATGGACATCTCATCAATGAAGTACCTCTCAAGTCTTCTACAATATATTCACCCTGCTCCATTAAATCCTTGATCCCTGTTGGATAAAAATCCTTTAAGATAATCATCTATTAAGGGCGTGACGTGAAACCTCTCTTGGTAGTCCTGTTACTGAGGGAATATGCAACTTTAGCCTTTGTTCTTTGCTGAAATATTCACTTTTTTCTCTTTTAGAAATAGCGTTTGATGATAATATCCAAATCAGAGATGAGGGATAAGTAAAAATATGCTTTATCTATATTTTAGGGATCAGAGTTAGTTTGCTTGTTGCACATTAGGCACCCTATGTACATGCACTAAACTTAATGCAAAATAACTGATCTTGTTACTTCATTATACTAGGTTATTTTCAAACTTCATAGTAGTTTGAAGAACCATATCAAGCTTACGAACTATAGTCCATAATAGAATGATTAACCTACCTCTTTATATAATGATTTTATGCATACTGAAACTTTGGAGAGTCCAGACATCTTATGAGATAGATTGGTTTAACGCAGCCTAAGTTGTAGTGCTACACTCTTCACACTCATTTTGTGCTCAACAAAGACTTCTAAATTGTAGATATCTCTACTACATGATCAACTAagtttcctgattttctgaaaccAGATTGATGTATGACGAGCTCGAAATTGGCATTAAGATTTCTGTAACTTGAAGAAACCGAGAAACAAGATGGTGGAAATGGTGGGGAAGTGCATGATATCCAGTAGCATGAAGAACAATACTGCAATATTGTCACCTGCATGCCATCGAACATGAGGAAATTGTGCTAACGTGACTTACTGTCGCATCTCAGGATGATCAAGATAACTGCATGTCTCAGATTTCTTTTAGACAACCTATGTTCCAAATGGTTCACTTGAAGGGTCAAGAACAAGGAATCAACATCAGAACACTAGTTCTCCGTAGAAAGTGGGCAGTGCTTTTCAACCAAATACCATTTCTCTCGAAAAAGGATGTCTTACATACATCTACGTAAAGGAAGATGATCCTTGGCACGACGGTAAGGTTGCCTATTATGACCTAGAGCTCACAAGCccaaaatatgaaaatagtctCACTGCATGTAAGGATAAGGATGCATACATCGGACCCTCCCCAAACCACACAATGGTGGGATGGAGCCTCACACATTGGGCTGCCctgtttatatacatttatataaaCAGTTTCAATTATCTTCCTAGGAAATAGGAGTTTATCTGTCTTAAATGAAATCAGGCCATTCATACTGCATAGCTCCCATTCACCTTCACCCATGATGGTAGTTTATCCAATGTTTCAAGAAATCATAATATTTCTTGAATGAAACAGCAATATTGCAATTAGATATAACAAGCATAGCACAAGTTTAAGACTCTTTCTTTCCATGCAATTGTGGTTCGCCCTTCACTCTTTAATAAGGTCAAGCACCTACGCTCTCtagttttttttgataatttgttGGTTTGCAAAAGAATATGAGACTTAACGGCCATGGCATGCacatgaaaagaagaaaaagttttcATTTCCTCATGGTTTTCCCTATAGAATCCAGCAAAAGCAGGAGCCAGTTGCATGCTGAAATGTTTTAGATTTTAATAGTATAGTTGTTGAAGAAGCATACCTcagccttttatttttttttaatttggttaaCCATTTCTATTGGGGGGAAATTCTCTTATGTTTTTAGCACCTCAATGAATCCAGATGATCATCAGTAATCACCCTCAAACAAAGATAAGGAGGAAAATCGAAGAAAAGAATAAAGGATATTAGGTAGGTTAAAATTATCGATGAGATAAAGAGGACTCCTCAGCTTAATTCCTGGCCTTGTAGTCCTCTGTTCACAATGATTGTCCAGCCACCAATTAAGGAAAAATGGTAGGATAATGCACCCCAAGAAGTGGCTTCTCAAATGCATGTTGTGTTAGGCCTGATTGACCTGGATTACGATTCTGTAAATTAATTTAGCAGTGAGTAAACCCATAATAGATCTTCTTTAGCATCCTAGCAATCTGCTATTGTATCTCACAGGATCTTCACAATTTTCTAAATCTAGGTACCCCtacataaaaagaaataaaatgacAACCATAGATTTCAGTCATGATGAAGAACTTGATAGATATATGTTCAAATAACCATGTCAAAAGGGATTTGCCGATAACATCCGTCAGATGAAACAAAGATTGAACAAAAAATTTGGAGGCCACATGGTGAAATGAGCTTTTCGCATCCAAAATAAAGACCAACCTTAATATGTTTGTCCAGTCCTGAAACATAAGATTGTTTACCATGCAAGTTAACAGCAGAACTTGGGACATGCAATATACGTTGGTTTATTCAAGAAGCGCTAAATGGAAGGCTCTGATCCCATTGATCAAGATCATTAAAGGAAGATTTCATAAAAAGGTTTCCTATTCTAATTCACATTCTttagtatttatttattaaagAGTCAATTTGGAGGTGTAATTACTAAAGATGGGTGTATCCAGAAAAATGGGCTAATAGTGGGACTCTCACAAAGCATCCTAATCTAAACTTTCAAAGAGGGAACTAAAGATAGAATAGGATAAGTCTATGAGGAAACTGAAGTCAGGAGATAGGATTTTTCTTGTATCACAGCACTTGCCAAAAAGTGGCTCAAAGCCTCACAAGCTTCACGAAACAGACAGTTGAAAGGACTTGAAACTATAATAATAAGGAATTGATTGAAACAATTGTTATCTTGTGCTAACTCCCACAGATTTTTGTCCTTCAACAGAACTTGACCACCAATCAGACTATCTTAAATAACCATGTCCTTGATCCATCAGTTTGAAAATCACCATTGGCACAAGTTGTGCTTTATAGTTGTCGGCCAACCCATCAATAACATGTTTTGGACAGTGCATGGCAACCAGAATGACTAGTATATTTTTCCTTCAAGTAGATTGAAATGCTAATTCCCAGTAATATTCCTTCTGAGTACCTCCATTTCAGCTAACACAGCCTTCTCCTTTTACAATTAGGAGTATAAAGTGCTTTACAACTGGTAACAGAATGGAGATATGAAAATGCAAGCCATCAAATATGGAAAAAGAATGGTAAGCAAACACAAATGGCAGAGCGATTCCTAGTTGTATTATTTTGTTTTTTTAATGCAGAATCTTTTTGCTTCTTACTTTCAAAACTTGATGTGTCTTAGCTCTGCTGAAGTAGCTAAGATTTGTTTTCTCTATGCGAGCATTTTCATATACCATTATGGTTACAAGATCAACACGAATTTTTTGAGATCATAACAACTCCAGTCTGTATGTAGATTGTAGACTTCATAATTTCACCATAAAATGGTGAACAACTTCTGCGCTTATTTACAGTTCTATACTTAAACCTGAAATATACATGAACCATAACTCTAATAGTAAGCACACCTTCTGATTCTTCATCTTTCAATGTCCAAATCTAGCACACATATAGCCGCCATGTTTCTCCCATATACTTTAATTTTCAAACTAGTATACTTTattgaaaaagaataaaaagaataaGTTGCAATCAAGATAAACCCAATTCGATATATCTTCTAAAGAATACTTAGGAAAAAATCTTTCTGAAcagtcaattatttcactaacattGGAGTCCTGTTTCATCATATTAATTCCATACTCACTGTTCATACATACTgtcttaaaaaaagaaaaacctaGCATCCAAATACAACTCTAAAAGCACAAGCGCATACATTTGCTAATTAACTTCACTAACTAATACTTGCACTTGAAGGAGGACTAAAATTCTATCCAGTTACATCCCTAAATAGCACAATATAAATATAACCgaatagaagagaagaagagtGGAGTGGATAGAGGGGCTCACGGGTTAGAGTAGGGTCAGTCGTTGGCGGTGGCGAGCTGGAGGGAGAGGAGTTCGTCCTCGGGGATGGTGCGGATGCGGCAGTCGGAGCGGGGGTAGGAGGCGCAGAGGAGGGCGTAGCCGCGCTCCACCACGTCGTCGCTCAGCATCCCCTCGCTCTGGTCCACCTCGCCGGCCAGCAGCCGGGCGGGGCACGTCATGCACACCCCCAGCTTGCAGTCGTGCGGCACCGACAGCCCCTCCTCCAGCGCCCGCCCCAGGATCGTCTCCTCCGGCCCCACCTCGATCGTCCTTGCCGTTCCCTCGTGCTCGATCGTCACCTTGTACGCCGCCGCCAACGCCGCCCGACGGCGGAGGGGGAGGGCTTGGTGGTTCTTCTGGTGGCGTGGGCTGGGTTGGAGGAGGAAGGGCTTGGTGGCGGTGGCGAAGTTGAGGAGGCTCGTCGCTGTGGCCATTTCCTTTTATTCTGTTCCCCTGCTGGTCTGGTTAAACAGCCTCTGTGGGATTTTGGGGAGAGATCGTCCTGCGG
This window harbors:
- the LOC140850921 gene encoding ferredoxin C 1, chloroplastic-like, encoding MATATSLLNFATATKPFLLQPSPRHQKNHQALPLRRRAALAAAYKVTIEHEGTARTIEVGPEETILGRALEEGLSVPHDCKLGVCMTCPARLLAGEVDQSEGMLSDDVVERGYALLCASYPRSDCRIRTIPEDELLSLQLATAND